Proteins encoded together in one Candidatus Lariskella endosymbiont of Epinotia ramella window:
- a CDS encoding RsmE family RNA methyltransferase, producing MPKRYSNRNIRLFVDCDLLSDINILLQAQQSHYLLNVMRCRSGDSISVFNGRDGEWNANIKIEAKNTVWLNLIDKKLNQTPVQPLALVFAPVRRVMPSFIVEKATEMGVSEIYPVLTARSVVRKLSIDKMIKTSIEAAEQSESVLLPVIHPMMDLAIFFQHHSPKYDGIIFFSERSEARSIKDVLLNLPKLYKNNAILIGPEGGFTSEEKVYIESFPGVIPTTFGVHIMRSETAIIAGIAIYQSLLERWNA from the coding sequence GTGCCAAAGAGGTATTCTAACAGAAATATTAGATTATTTGTTGATTGTGACTTGTTATCAGATATAAATATTTTGTTGCAAGCTCAGCAGTCACATTATTTATTGAATGTTATGAGGTGCAGAAGTGGTGATAGTATATCTGTGTTTAATGGCAGAGATGGAGAATGGAATGCAAATATCAAAATTGAAGCAAAAAATACTGTTTGGCTTAATTTAATAGATAAAAAGTTAAATCAGACACCTGTTCAACCACTGGCGCTAGTTTTTGCTCCGGTACGACGTGTTATGCCTAGCTTTATAGTAGAGAAAGCAACCGAGATGGGAGTAAGCGAGATATATCCAGTGCTCACAGCGCGAAGTGTTGTGCGTAAATTAAGTATAGATAAGATGATTAAAACCTCAATAGAGGCTGCTGAACAATCCGAGAGTGTTTTATTGCCAGTTATACATCCTATGATGGATTTAGCAATTTTTTTTCAACACCATTCTCCTAAATACGATGGAATAATTTTTTTTAGTGAGCGTTCAGAGGCACGCAGCATAAAAGATGTTTTGTTAAATCTGCCAAAACTTTATAAAAATAATGCCATACTTATAGGTCCTGAAGGTGGATTTACAAGTGAAGAAAAGGTATATATAGAATCTTTTCCAGGTGTGATTCCTACGACCTTTGGCGTGCATATAATGCGCTCTGAAACTGCTATCATAGCTGGTATTGCGATATATCAATCGTTACTAGAAAGGTGGAATGCATGA
- the gshA gene encoding glutamate--cysteine ligase: MIKEIGSITKSLLELDEFCKLESASIDSWIRTRAGKQKYEIYNSVDIRCSGFKIAPVDTNIFPAGFHLLDKREISDVATKFRHFIDANFPGSSKLLLIPEGFNRNLHYLKNVSVLVDIFKKAKFDIRVGSSDIVYKNADLHIEKIVKEHRDIFIESDSYSPDVIILNNDLTSGIPDILKDIKKPIVPSLNRGWYLRRKSHHMRCYYNIASEFCKHFNFDPWLITTEVADCNDINFKDQNSIDRLRALISGMLDKIRKGYDDRSLDEKPYVFIKADNGTFGMGITNTEEINSDLFFNKKMRNSMFVIKDGVKNEAVLLQEGVKTAFTFQDFAAESMFYFANGNIISTIVRYNTKKNNLSNLNSTGMKFENAFDLKNLMPLYHVQAVVAKLAVLAVLYEFL, translated from the coding sequence ATGATAAAAGAAATTGGCAGTATTACAAAATCTTTACTTGAGCTTGACGAATTCTGCAAATTGGAGTCTGCTTCCATAGATTCTTGGATAAGGACAAGAGCAGGAAAGCAAAAGTATGAGATTTATAATTCAGTTGATATAAGATGCTCAGGTTTTAAAATTGCTCCAGTAGATACAAATATATTTCCTGCTGGTTTTCATTTATTAGATAAACGTGAAATATCAGATGTAGCAACAAAGTTTCGCCATTTTATTGATGCCAATTTTCCGGGATCTTCGAAGTTGCTATTAATCCCAGAAGGTTTTAATAGGAATTTGCATTATCTTAAAAACGTCTCTGTTCTTGTTGATATATTTAAAAAAGCAAAATTTGATATAAGGGTTGGATCAAGTGATATAGTATATAAAAATGCTGATTTACATATAGAGAAGATAGTAAAAGAACATAGAGATATTTTTATAGAGTCTGATTCTTATTCTCCAGATGTTATTATCTTGAATAATGATTTAACCTCTGGAATTCCTGACATATTAAAAGATATTAAAAAACCCATTGTTCCATCATTAAATCGAGGGTGGTATTTGAGGCGTAAGTCTCATCATATGAGGTGTTATTACAATATTGCAAGTGAATTTTGTAAACATTTTAATTTTGACCCTTGGTTAATTACAACTGAAGTGGCAGATTGTAATGATATAAATTTTAAGGATCAGAATAGTATTGATAGGTTGCGTGCATTGATATCTGGAATGTTAGACAAAATACGCAAAGGTTATGACGATAGATCTCTGGATGAGAAGCCTTATGTATTTATTAAAGCAGATAATGGTACATTTGGTATGGGTATTACAAACACAGAGGAAATAAATAGCGATTTGTTCTTTAACAAAAAAATGCGAAACAGTATGTTCGTTATAAAGGATGGTGTAAAAAATGAAGCAGTTTTACTTCAAGAAGGTGTAAAAACAGCATTTACATTTCAAGACTTTGCTGCTGAAAGTATGTTCTATTTTGCAAATGGTAATATAATTAGTACCATAGTTCGATATAATACGAAGAAGAATAATCTATCAAATCTAAATTCTACAGGTATGAAGTTTGAAAATGCATTTGATTTGAAAAATCTGATGCCGCTATATCATGTACAAGCTGTTGTTGCAAAGCTTGCAGTGTTAGCAGTTTTATATGAGTTTTTGTAG
- a CDS encoding cation diffusion facilitator family transporter has protein sequence MAHACNSNINKKFVAAIFLNSIIIIAEIFYGLQSNSLALVADAVHNAGDVFGLLIAWFGYWIAHRKAPKKFTYGYKNATIIAAFVNAILLLLAVLGIVLEAVQRVNVYQPISSITVILVAFVGVVVNGLTAYFFVHDSHNDINIRGAFLHMLFDAFVSIGVIVTGLFILWKSWFWIDTVVSFIIAFVITFGSWGLIKESINLMLLATPASVDLEKLNAVISKHKELIGVHDLHIWPISTTETALSVHLVVTKEAFQETFVRKIEKEIKTRFPISHVTIQIELQSFKNNCETSCC, from the coding sequence ATGGCTCACGCTTGTAATAGTAATATTAATAAAAAATTCGTTGCTGCTATATTTCTCAACTCTATCATTATTATTGCAGAAATATTTTATGGTTTGCAGTCCAACTCTTTAGCTCTAGTTGCAGACGCTGTGCATAATGCAGGAGATGTATTTGGTTTATTAATAGCATGGTTTGGTTATTGGATTGCGCATAGAAAAGCGCCAAAGAAATTCACTTATGGATATAAAAATGCTACTATAATTGCAGCATTTGTTAACGCTATACTGTTACTCTTAGCTGTTCTTGGAATTGTATTGGAAGCAGTGCAGCGTGTTAATGTTTATCAACCTATATCTTCTATTACAGTAATATTGGTTGCATTTGTTGGGGTTGTGGTCAATGGCTTGACTGCATATTTTTTTGTACATGATAGCCACAATGATATTAATATCCGTGGGGCGTTTTTGCATATGTTGTTTGACGCTTTTGTTTCTATTGGTGTAATTGTGACTGGTCTTTTCATTTTATGGAAATCATGGTTTTGGATTGATACAGTAGTAAGTTTTATCATTGCTTTTGTTATTACATTTGGTTCATGGGGTTTGATTAAAGAGTCTATTAATCTCATGTTGCTTGCAACACCGGCTTCAGTTGATTTAGAGAAGCTGAATGCTGTCATTTCTAAGCATAAAGAATTGATAGGAGTTCATGATCTACATATTTGGCCGATTAGTACGACAGAAACAGCATTATCGGTTCATTTAGTTGTGACTAAGGAAGCATTTCAAGAGACTTTTGTTAGAAAAATTGAAAAGGAAATAAAAACTAGATTCCCGATTTCGCATGTTACTATACAGATAGAGTTGCAAAGCTTTAAAAATAATTGTGAAACTAGCTGCTGTTAA
- the dut gene encoding dUTP diphosphatase, producing the protein MRIHIKKLDNLGDLPMPTYATLQSAGLDLMAALNNEELVTIKPMERALIKTGIAIALPEGYEAQVRPRSGLAVKHGVTVLNTPGTIDADYRGEIAVILINLGAEDFVVTRGMRIAQMIISKYEHISWNIVDELPTTGRGVSGFGSTGQ; encoded by the coding sequence ATGAGAATACATATTAAAAAGCTTGATAATTTAGGCGATTTGCCTATGCCTACATATGCAACTTTGCAAAGTGCTGGTTTAGATCTTATGGCTGCGCTTAATAATGAGGAGTTAGTAACTATTAAGCCGATGGAAAGAGCGCTGATCAAGACTGGAATTGCTATTGCGTTGCCAGAAGGATATGAGGCTCAGGTGCGTCCAAGATCAGGGCTTGCAGTAAAGCATGGTGTTACTGTACTAAATACACCAGGAACTATAGATGCAGATTATCGTGGTGAGATAGCAGTTATCCTGATCAATTTAGGTGCAGAAGATTTTGTTGTAACACGCGGTATGCGCATTGCGCAGATGATCATTTCTAAATATGAACATATATCATGGAATATTGTCGATGAACTTCCGACAACAGGTCGTGGTGTTTCTGGGTTTGGTTCTACAGGTCAATAG
- a CDS encoding 7-carboxy-7-deazaguanine synthase QueE codes for MFGRNPKLPPEFFDGKVLKVHSIFYTIQGEGPYSGRPAVFIRLSGCNLACSFCDTEFDLYESLELEQILDRVRDVCRVSNRNLNKRMLIVITGGEPFRQRIGMLCDLLIKSNFEVHIETNGLLYNEIPNEVHVICSPKNNGNGYYKIRDDVLRHTVGIKFIVSSSLEGYSNIAEVGQSEIGVPVYVQPMDEYDEEKNRSNINLAIEIAMKNNAMFSMQLHKIVGME; via the coding sequence ATGTTTGGAAGAAATCCTAAGCTTCCTCCGGAGTTTTTCGATGGTAAAGTGTTAAAGGTACATTCAATCTTTTACACAATTCAAGGAGAAGGACCATATTCTGGAAGACCTGCTGTTTTTATAAGGTTATCAGGTTGTAACCTTGCGTGCTCATTTTGTGATACGGAATTTGATTTGTATGAGAGCCTTGAGTTAGAGCAAATATTAGATAGAGTTCGTGATGTCTGCAGAGTATCAAATAGAAACCTGAACAAAAGAATGTTGATTGTCATTACAGGTGGAGAACCGTTTAGACAGCGTATAGGTATGCTATGTGATCTTTTAATAAAATCAAACTTTGAAGTACATATTGAAACTAATGGACTTTTATACAATGAGATTCCAAATGAAGTGCATGTTATTTGCTCTCCAAAGAATAATGGAAATGGTTACTATAAAATAAGAGACGATGTACTAAGACACACAGTTGGTATCAAGTTTATAGTGTCAAGCTCATTGGAAGGTTATAGTAATATAGCAGAAGTAGGGCAGAGTGAAATAGGAGTTCCAGTTTATGTTCAGCCTATGGACGAGTATGATGAGGAAAAAAATCGTTCTAATATAAATCTTGCTATTGAAATTGCTATGAAAAATAATGCAATGTTCTCTATGCAGTTGCATAAAATTGTGGGTATGGAATGA
- a CDS encoding FAD-dependent monooxygenase: MRYYDDLFDVAIIGGGYLGLVLALMLAPSGRKICIVESNKFSKKLEEDETGRLFAISFGSLEILKRFHVIDLKDLCVQTINGIQVFDGNSKVEFNPGDLGLDYFGCMVQEHDLMSALLKRVRIFENVLLLDSTKLVDIVEDDYGIVSCSLNDIRNNSKSVLRASCVIATDGKCSSIRKMLKLKTHRKSYEQSAIVFDILHKHSHCGIAVEKFFSSGPLAILPKVGEHSSSIVWTLSEGAASAVLSLSKNSIIELLSAKVPEFGELKLDSRIKSFPLSLQKAEDYYDGNIVFVGDALHTIHPLAGQGLNLGLRDAAVLCDIILQNFRVGLDAVAFDAFSRYEAERKSDVFLMMFATDFLNNIFSNDIASLKMARKICMSVVNNISLVRSVFLRYATYGLN, encoded by the coding sequence ATGAGATATTATGATGATTTATTTGACGTTGCAATAATAGGTGGTGGATATTTAGGGCTAGTTTTGGCTTTAATGCTTGCGCCAAGCGGTCGAAAGATATGCATTGTTGAGAGTAATAAGTTTTCCAAAAAACTTGAAGAAGACGAAACTGGCAGGTTATTTGCTATTTCATTTGGATCACTTGAGATACTGAAACGTTTCCATGTGATTGATTTAAAAGATCTTTGTGTACAGACCATAAATGGAATACAGGTTTTTGATGGTAATAGTAAAGTTGAGTTCAATCCAGGTGACTTAGGGTTAGATTATTTCGGCTGTATGGTGCAGGAACATGACTTGATGAGCGCATTATTGAAGAGAGTGAGAATTTTTGAGAATGTTCTGTTATTAGATTCAACAAAGTTGGTTGATATTGTAGAAGATGATTATGGTATTGTTTCTTGTTCTTTAAATGATATCAGAAATAATAGTAAAAGTGTATTGCGTGCGTCATGTGTTATAGCGACTGATGGAAAGTGTTCCTCTATTAGAAAAATGCTGAAGCTAAAGACTCATAGAAAGTCGTATGAACAATCAGCTATAGTATTTGATATTCTGCATAAGCATAGTCACTGTGGTATTGCAGTTGAGAAGTTTTTTTCAAGTGGTCCACTTGCCATATTGCCAAAAGTTGGCGAGCACAGCTCTTCTATTGTTTGGACTTTATCTGAAGGTGCGGCCAGCGCTGTCTTGTCGCTGTCGAAAAATTCTATAATAGAATTATTAAGTGCTAAGGTTCCAGAGTTTGGAGAATTAAAGTTGGATTCGCGTATAAAATCTTTTCCACTATCATTGCAAAAAGCAGAGGATTACTATGATGGAAATATAGTTTTTGTTGGAGATGCACTTCATACTATACACCCACTTGCTGGGCAAGGCTTGAATCTAGGCTTGCGTGATGCTGCGGTGCTTTGTGATATTATACTACAGAATTTTAGAGTTGGGCTAGATGCTGTAGCATTTGATGCTTTCTCTAGATATGAAGCAGAAAGAAAAAGCGATGTATTCTTGATGATGTTTGCGACTGATTTCTTAAATAATATTTTTTCAAATGATATTGCTTCACTAAAAATGGCTAGAAAAATTTGTATGAGCGTTGTTAATAATATTTCTTTAGTACGGTCAGTATTTTTAAGATATGCAACGTATGGGCTTAACTAA
- a CDS encoding sensor histidine kinase, which yields MIELTLKRQISLIVVIVATAAPTILVAVLASFYYYLGVESFFNEKVSKAISETVNVAHLYLEEHKDNIKTDIYSTANILEKNRQIVLENPALLPLLLDKQSNLLNLSEVAIFNREKVIARNTLGFSLIFEKVPMQDIQAADDSMEAVLLKSGTDDRVRAIMRLPHFIEGTYLLIGKYIDPEIINHLKETSDSAAQYSILWGNIKFTRNKLIALFIVVSVILCLTAILISNRLSNFIVNPLIKLVDATKLIKDGNFTTRVPENRTLQEIQTLAKAFNSMIEQISMQRAELIRANNLIDKRRRFIETILIELSSGVLVLNPEYNITLYNHVVYKLLRINEEKSILSLKIEEIFPEISKMLSSEKFMSTGHIEEHLVVRRYGHVNNILLRVGIVKDSKEKLESIIITMADITELVVAQKAAAWTEIAKRIAHEVKNPLTPIQLAAERLKKKYSSQISHDNETFLRYIDTIIRHVSDIETMLSEFLNFARTPAPKFALCELSNIIKDIVFSQNNVFRSIKYIMNFKDKEWVAYCDRAQISQILTNLLKNAAESIEVKTLTAEKSFCGEITILLSEAEFTETGKFIIVSICDNGLGIDKSIIDRITEPYVTTKTTGTGLGLAIVQRLVMDNGGRFSIRNTVNGVCAELYLHVTPFNTYG from the coding sequence ATGATTGAGCTAACCTTAAAACGCCAAATCTCATTAATAGTCGTAATTGTTGCGACTGCTGCTCCTACGATTCTGGTAGCCGTACTTGCCTCTTTCTATTATTATTTAGGTGTCGAATCTTTTTTTAATGAAAAAGTTAGCAAAGCAATATCAGAGACTGTAAATGTTGCACATCTTTACCTTGAAGAGCATAAAGATAATATCAAGACAGATATATACTCTACAGCCAATATTTTAGAAAAAAATCGTCAAATAGTATTGGAAAATCCTGCATTATTACCACTTCTACTAGATAAACAGAGTAACTTACTAAATTTATCTGAAGTTGCCATTTTTAATAGAGAAAAAGTAATAGCGCGTAATACTCTAGGTTTTTCACTGATATTTGAAAAAGTTCCAATGCAAGACATACAAGCAGCAGATGATAGCATGGAAGCTGTTCTGTTAAAAAGTGGTACCGATGATAGAGTACGCGCTATAATGCGCTTGCCACATTTCATAGAAGGAACGTATCTTTTGATAGGAAAGTATATTGATCCTGAAATCATTAATCATCTAAAAGAAACCTCAGATTCTGCTGCTCAATACTCGATACTTTGGGGAAATATTAAATTTACGAGAAATAAACTCATCGCTTTATTCATTGTTGTATCTGTTATATTATGCCTAACTGCAATTTTGATATCAAATCGACTCTCGAATTTTATAGTAAATCCACTAATTAAATTGGTAGATGCAACTAAGCTTATAAAGGACGGAAATTTTACTACTAGAGTGCCAGAAAATAGAACATTGCAAGAGATTCAAACTCTAGCAAAAGCTTTTAATAGCATGATAGAGCAGATCTCTATGCAACGTGCTGAATTGATTAGAGCAAATAATCTCATAGATAAAAGAAGACGTTTTATAGAAACAATATTGATAGAACTATCATCTGGAGTACTGGTCTTAAATCCTGAATATAACATCACGCTTTATAACCATGTTGTCTATAAACTTTTAAGAATTAATGAAGAAAAAAGCATTTTATCACTAAAAATAGAAGAGATTTTCCCTGAAATTTCTAAGATGTTATCAAGTGAAAAATTCATGAGTACAGGGCATATAGAAGAACACTTAGTAGTAAGGCGATATGGGCATGTTAACAATATTTTGCTGAGAGTTGGAATTGTAAAAGATTCAAAAGAAAAGTTAGAAAGTATCATTATTACAATGGCTGATATAACAGAGCTCGTAGTGGCACAAAAAGCAGCCGCGTGGACAGAGATTGCAAAACGTATAGCACACGAAGTAAAGAATCCACTCACTCCTATACAATTAGCTGCAGAGCGCTTGAAAAAGAAATATAGCAGTCAAATATCACACGATAATGAAACATTTTTACGATATATAGATACAATAATTCGTCACGTTAGCGATATAGAAACTATGCTTAGTGAATTTTTGAATTTCGCTAGAACACCAGCTCCCAAATTTGCACTCTGTGAATTATCAAATATCATCAAAGATATAGTATTTTCTCAAAATAATGTATTTAGAAGCATTAAATACATTATGAATTTTAAAGATAAAGAATGGGTCGCATATTGTGATAGAGCTCAGATATCACAGATTCTTACAAACCTTCTAAAGAATGCTGCAGAGTCTATAGAAGTAAAGACGCTTACTGCAGAGAAATCGTTCTGCGGTGAGATTACAATATTACTAAGTGAAGCAGAATTTACTGAAACAGGAAAATTCATCATAGTCAGTATTTGCGACAATGGCCTTGGAATAGATAAGTCAATAATTGATCGTATTACAGAACCATATGTGACTACAAAAACAACTGGAACAGGACTCGGTCTTGCTATAGTACAAAGGCTAGTTATGGATAATGGCGGAAGATTTTCTATACGTAACACTGTAAATGGGGTATGTGCAGAGCTTTACCTTCATGTTACTCCTTTCAATACTTATGGTTAA
- a CDS encoding rhodanese-like domain-containing protein, which yields MKKSTKKITPKSITSSELKEKIDKNEVLLIDVRERSENKSESIEGACSIALDEIALEKLPSNSKPIVLHCESGTRSIEACKKLLAQDQDREIYYLEGGIGAWKGEGFATKKQSCKILPVDRQTQLITGSIILLGVILGLYIHQDFYILSGLVGIGLIYAGITGCCGLSKLLNKMPWNKQ from the coding sequence ATGAAAAAGAGCACTAAAAAGATTACACCAAAATCGATAACTTCTTCTGAATTAAAAGAAAAGATAGATAAAAATGAGGTGTTATTGATTGATGTGCGAGAACGAAGTGAAAATAAATCAGAGAGTATAGAAGGAGCTTGTTCTATAGCGCTTGATGAAATAGCACTTGAAAAATTACCTAGTAATTCCAAGCCTATTGTTCTACATTGTGAGTCTGGTACAAGAAGTATAGAAGCTTGTAAAAAGCTATTAGCTCAAGATCAAGACCGCGAAATTTATTATTTAGAAGGCGGCATTGGAGCGTGGAAAGGAGAAGGTTTTGCCACAAAAAAGCAAAGCTGCAAAATATTGCCAGTTGATAGGCAAACTCAGCTTATTACAGGATCTATCATATTATTAGGAGTAATACTTGGATTATATATTCACCAAGATTTTTACATACTATCAGGGCTAGTTGGTATTGGCTTAATATACGCAGGAATTACAGGATGCTGCGGCCTTTCCAAGTTGCTCAACAAAATGCCTTGGAACAAGCAATAA
- a CDS encoding CTP synthase, whose translation MAKFIFITGGVISSLGKGIVSSVLGTLLKASDYTVSLRKLDPYLNVDPGTMNPMQHGEVFVTDDGAETDLDLGHYERFAEVITTKDDNITSGKIFTTLLEEERRGEYLGNTVQVIPHVTNLIKKFVLRENDSVDFIITEIGGTVGDIEAQPYLEAARQIGYEFGREQVLYIHVTFVPYIATSMELKTKPTQHSVKELRAIGIQPDILMCRADRNLTENVKQKIGLFCNIKQENVIEAIDQKLIYEIPIAYHKAGLDVQVLKHFGIKNAEGAKIKKWEELVEKVKHTTCKVRIAIIAKYTKSQDAYKSIVEALKHAAIQNSVELDYVWIDAENIVTSDLKHMLGDVDGILVPGGFGTRGIDGKIHSVRYARENNVPLFGICVGMQVAVIEFSRNVLNISDANSTEFADTKNNVVGMITEWQTELGKETRSHTSNIGGTMRLGAFECILEKGSIANQIYGKSLISERHRHRYEINPKYIDKLEEFGMKITGKSKIDSLAEVLEIPEHKWFVCVQFHPEFKSSPFNPHPLFSSFIATCKAR comes from the coding sequence ATGGCTAAATTCATATTTATCACTGGCGGTGTTATTTCTTCACTTGGTAAAGGAATAGTATCATCTGTTCTTGGTACATTATTAAAAGCTTCTGATTATACGGTGAGTCTACGCAAATTGGATCCATATCTTAACGTTGATCCTGGTACTATGAACCCCATGCAGCATGGTGAGGTTTTTGTAACAGATGATGGAGCAGAAACTGATTTGGATCTTGGCCATTATGAGAGGTTTGCTGAAGTAATAACAACCAAGGATGACAATATAACAAGCGGAAAAATCTTCACCACGCTACTTGAGGAAGAGAGAAGGGGAGAGTACCTCGGTAATACAGTACAGGTTATTCCTCATGTAACAAACTTAATAAAAAAGTTTGTATTGAGAGAGAATGATTCAGTTGATTTTATAATTACAGAAATAGGTGGAACAGTAGGTGATATAGAAGCGCAGCCATATTTAGAAGCAGCTAGACAAATTGGATATGAGTTCGGCAGAGAACAAGTTCTTTATATACATGTTACATTTGTTCCTTACATAGCTACTTCCATGGAATTAAAGACAAAGCCAACACAGCATTCGGTAAAGGAACTTCGTGCTATAGGGATTCAACCAGATATATTAATGTGTAGAGCAGATCGCAATCTCACTGAAAATGTAAAACAAAAAATAGGGCTTTTCTGTAATATCAAGCAAGAAAATGTGATAGAAGCTATAGATCAGAAGTTAATATATGAAATCCCGATTGCTTATCATAAAGCTGGGTTAGACGTTCAAGTTCTAAAGCATTTTGGTATAAAAAATGCTGAAGGTGCCAAGATAAAAAAATGGGAAGAATTAGTAGAAAAGGTTAAGCATACAACGTGCAAAGTTCGTATTGCAATCATAGCAAAATATACAAAATCACAAGATGCTTATAAGTCAATTGTAGAAGCATTAAAACACGCTGCAATTCAGAATTCTGTAGAGTTAGATTATGTCTGGATAGACGCTGAAAATATAGTGACTAGTGATCTCAAACATATGCTTGGAGATGTTGATGGTATTTTAGTACCAGGAGGTTTTGGCACAAGAGGCATAGATGGAAAAATTCATTCAGTGAGGTATGCTCGAGAAAATAATGTTCCACTTTTTGGTATATGCGTTGGTATGCAAGTTGCTGTTATAGAATTTTCTAGAAATGTACTAAATATATCAGATGCAAACTCTACAGAATTTGCAGATACCAAGAATAATGTTGTTGGAATGATTACAGAGTGGCAAACAGAACTTGGAAAAGAAACTCGCAGTCATACTTCAAATATCGGTGGCACAATGCGTCTCGGAGCATTTGAATGTATTTTGGAAAAAGGAAGCATTGCTAACCAGATTTATGGTAAAAGTCTGATATCTGAGCGTCATAGACATAGATATGAGATTAATCCAAAATACATAGATAAGCTCGAGGAATTTGGTATGAAAATAACTGGAAAATCTAAGATTGATAGTCTTGCAGAAGTACTAGAAATTCCAGAACATAAATGGTTTGTTTGTGTGCAATTTCACCCTGAATTTAAATCATCTCCATTCAATCCACATCCTTTATTTTCATCTTTTATTGCTACGTGTAAGGCACGTTGA
- a CDS encoding cation:dicarboxylate symporter family transporter has protein sequence MPFVLVIIIISIIFLNPLIPLYYQQLIYSVSLSIKSIIVFLLPFIIFSLLFRAAVNLSNNATRIIFIILIAVCCSNFLSTFMSKIVGSLVYHFNLSIILPDNFDGMVAKPLFNISPLIANDKAMLLGVSLGILIARCKAFMALIISEKLEKMVSIILKLFTYMIPVFVAGFMIKLQADGTMSTIIRDYTLIFVIIAIAKFSYITIAYYWLNNFKISGAIFNIKNMLPAAITGFSTMSSAASMPLAIIGAENNATNKDLARSVIPATVNIHLVGDCFAIPIFAYAILKNYGISEPSFTAYLIFAFYFMIAKFSVAAIPGGGIIVMLPILEKYLGFNADMLSLITALYILFDPVITCANVLGNGAFAKGIERLISNNNLKKYYKPISQSYKSSQ, from the coding sequence ATGCCATTTGTTTTGGTGATAATCATTATATCCATTATATTTTTAAATCCTTTGATACCGCTATATTATCAACAGTTAATATACTCAGTAAGTTTATCAATAAAATCTATTATAGTATTTCTACTACCATTTATTATTTTTAGTTTATTGTTTAGAGCTGCTGTAAATTTATCGAATAATGCTACTCGTATCATTTTTATCATTTTGATAGCTGTATGCTGTTCAAATTTTTTATCAACTTTTATGAGTAAGATAGTAGGTTCTTTAGTATATCACTTTAACTTATCTATTATTTTACCAGATAATTTTGATGGAATGGTAGCAAAGCCACTCTTTAATATATCGCCGCTAATTGCTAATGACAAAGCGATGCTGCTGGGAGTCAGCTTAGGAATTTTAATAGCTAGATGCAAAGCATTTATGGCACTGATAATTTCTGAAAAATTAGAAAAGATGGTTTCTATTATACTTAAGTTATTTACTTATATGATACCAGTATTTGTTGCAGGATTTATGATAAAACTGCAAGCAGACGGAACAATGAGTACTATAATTCGTGACTATACACTAATTTTTGTCATCATTGCTATTGCCAAGTTTAGCTATATTACCATTGCCTATTATTGGCTGAATAACTTTAAAATCAGTGGTGCTATCTTTAATATTAAAAATATGCTGCCTGCTGCAATAACTGGTTTTAGCACTATGTCTAGTGCAGCTAGCATGCCTCTTGCCATCATTGGTGCTGAAAATAATGCTACTAACAAAGATCTGGCTCGCTCTGTTATTCCTGCAACAGTAAATATTCACTTAGTTGGTGATTGTTTTGCTATACCAATTTTTGCATATGCAATACTAAAGAATTACGGTATTTCGGAACCTAGTTTCACTGCATATTTAATATTTGCTTTCTATTTTATGATAGCAAAATTTTCTGTGGCTGCAATTCCAGGAGGAGGTATTATTGTAATGTTGCCAATTCTTGAAAAGTATCTTGGATTTAATGCTGATATGTTATCATTAATTACAGCTCTATATATCTTGTTTGATCCAGTTATTACTTGTGCAAATGTCTTGGGAAATGGTGCTTTTGCTAAAGGAATTGAAAGATTGATATCAAATAACAATCTAAAAAAATATTATAAACCTATTAGTCAGAGTTACAAAAGCTCTCAGTAG